One Williamsia phyllosphaerae genomic window, CTGGGGCAGATCATCTTCGGTATCGAGAGCGCGCTCGACGACCTCGCCCGCGCGCTGGACATCGACCCGTTCGACCTCCGCCGCCGCAACGTCGTCGTCCCCGGTGACGACTTCGTCGCGTGGGAGGTCGAGGAGGGCGATCTCGACTTCGGCAGCTACGGGCTCGACCAGTGCCTGACCCTGGCGCAGGACGCGCTGCGTTCGGGCGCGACGGTTCCCGAGAAGAGCGGGACGGGCGTCGACGGCTCCGACCTGACCGCCGATCCCACGTGGCGTGTCGGGGAGGGCATGGCGGCATCGATGATCGCCACCATCCCGCCGCGCGGCCACATCGCCGACGTGCGCGTCGAACTGCGCACGGACGGTGCGTACGTGGTGTCGGTCGGGACCGCGGAGTTCGGCAACGGCACCACGACGGTGCACGCACAGCTCGCCGCGGATGCGCTGCACACCCGGCCCACCGCCATCATCGTCCGCGGTGGCGACACCGACGCGGTCGGGCACGACACCGGGGCCTTCGGATCGGCGGGCACCGTCGTCGCGGGATCAGCGGTGCAGGCCGCGTGCCGTGAGCTCGCCGCGCGGATCATCGTCGTCGGCGCAGGCGAACTCGGTGCGGACCCCGGGGACTGCACCCTGGACGGCGACGGCGTCCACCACGGTTCCACGACGGTGGGGCTGGCGACGATCGCCGGCGCCGGAGGCATCGTCGTCGACGGTCACCATGACGGGACGCCGCGGTCGGTGGCGTTCAACGTCCAGGCGTTCCGGGTGGCCGTGCACCTGCCGACGGGTCGGGTGCGGATCCTGCAGTCGATCCAGGCTGCCGACGCCGGTGTCGTGCTCAACCCACAGCAGTGTCGGGGACAGGTCGAGGGCGGCGTGGTGCAGGCCATCGGCTCCGCGCTCTACGAGGAGATGATCCTGCACGACGGTGTCGTGACCACCGACATCTTCCGGAATTACCACATCCCGCGGTTGTCGGATGCACCCGACACCGAGGTGTACTTCGCCGACACCTACGACCGCATGGGGCCGTCCGGCGCGAAGTCGATGAGCGAGTCGCCCTACAACCCGGTCGCACCGGCGATGGCCAACGCCATCCGGGACGCGGTGGGCGCGAGGGTGTACCAGTTACCGATGAACCCGGCCCGGGTCTGGGAGGCCCTGCAGTCCCTGAACCCCTGACCCGTCGAGTGGGCGGTTGCGGACGTCGACTGGGCGGTTGCGGACGCCGAGTGGGCGGTTGCGGACGTCGAGTGGGCGTTCAGACCTTGCGGGGCAGGGTCAGCAGGTTCACGACGCTCACGACGATGAGCAGGATCGCGCCGAAGGTGATGAACGTGCCGATGGCCAATCCCGGCAGGGTGATCACGACGATGCCGGCGATGATCGACACGACGCCCGAGAGCACCATCACCCACCGCGGCACGTTGTGCGCGCCGGTGCGATCCGACATCAGGTCGTGGACGCCCTGGAAGATCCAGCCGACGCCGATCACGATCGCGAGCAGCACGAGCGACTCGGCCGGGTCGAAGAGACACAGAACACCGGCGACCAGAATGATCGCCCCGATGATCCCGAACACCACGCGCAGACCGGTCGGCAAGCCCTTGGCGAAGAACGCGATCGACAACCGGTAGGCACCGGTGAGGATAAGCGAGATGCCGAACAGCACCGCCACGACCAGCAGGGTGGGGCCGGGCCACACCAGGGCGATGACGCCGAGGACGATGCCGAGCACGGACGTGGAGATGAGTCCGGCGCGGACCGCGTTACGGATCTGGTCGGGAAAGTGCGGAGCGGTTGTCGGCGTGGTCATGAGAGCAGCGTATCGCCAATGCGCCTGCCCAACTGCAGTGCTTACGTGCCCAACTGGTGGAGTTACGTGCCCAACTGCGGTGCTTACGTGCCCAACTGCGGGGTCAGGCGTCGGTGCGGTCTCCGACGGCCACGACGGCGATGAGGTCGCCGCCCTCGACCTGCGTCACGCCGCTGATCGCGACCCGGGTGACCGTGCCCGCACGGGGTGCGGTGATCGCGGCCTCCATCTTCATGGCCTCGATGGTCGCGATCGTCGCACCGGCCTCGACGCTGTCGCCGTCACCGACGACGAGGGTCACCACGCCGGAGAACGGCGCACCGATGTGCGACGGGTCGGTGCGGTCGGCCTTCTCCAGCGTCGGGACGTCAGCGGTGATCGACCGATCGCGCACCGACACCGGACGCAGCTGCCCGTTGAGGATGCACATGACCGTGCGCATGCCGGCCTCGTCGGGTTCGGAGATGGCCTCGAGCCCGATGAGCAGCTCGACGCCGCGTTCGAGCGACACCCGGTGCTCGTCACCCTGACGCAGTCCGTAGAAGAACTGATTGGCCGACAGCGACGAGGTGTCGCCGTACTGCTCGCGGTGCGCGAGGAACTCGGACGTGGGTCCGGGGAACAGCAGCCGGTTCAGCGTCGCGCGCCGCGCCGGGGAGTCGGCGCCGAGCAGCTGGGTGTCGTGTTCGGAGAGTTCGACCACCGGGCGGGCGGTGCCGCGGCCCTCGAGGGCCTTGGTGCGGAACGGTTCCGGCCATCCACCGGCCGGGGTACCGAGTTCGCCGCGCAGGAACCCGATCACCGAGTCGGGGATGTCGAAGCGCCCCGGGTCGGCGGCGAACTCGTCCACCGACACCCCGGCGCCGACGAGATGCAGGGCGAGGTCGCCGACGACCTTCGACGACGGCGTCACCTTGATGACCCGACCGAGGAGACGGTCGGCGTCGGCGTAGGCCTGCTCGACCAACTCGAACTTGTCACCGAGCCCCAGTGCGATGGCCTGCTGACGGAGGTTCGACAGCTGCCCACCGGGGATCTCGTGGGTGTAGACGCGCCCGGTCGGCGACGGCAAACCGGACTCGAACGGCGCGTACACCTTTCGTAGCGCCTCCCAGTACGGCTCGAGGTCGCAGACGTTCTCCAGGTTCAGGCCCGTGTCACGCTCGGTGTGCGCGGCCGCGGCCACGATGGCCGACAGTGCCGGCTGAGAGGTGGTGCCCGCCATGGCCGCACTGGCCCCGTCGACCGCGTCGGCGCCCGCCTGCCACGCGGCGAGGTAGGTGGCGAGCTGGCCGCCGGGGGTGTCGTGGGTGTGGACGTGTACCGGCAGGTCGAAGTTCTTCCGCAACGCCGACACCAACGTCGTCGCCGCGGGCGCACGCAGCAGTCCGGCCATGTCCTTGATGGCCAGGATGTGTGCGCCCGCCTCGACGGCCTGCTCGGCCAGACGCAGGTAGTAGTCGAGGGTGTAGAGCGTCTCGTTCGGGTTCGCGAGGTCGCCGGTGTAGCTCAGCGCGACCTCGGCCACGGCCGTCCCGGTCTCGCGGACCGCGTCGATCGCCGGACGCATCTGATCGATGTTGTTCAGCGCGTCGAAGATCCGGAAGATGTCGACACCGGTCGCCGTGGCCTCGGAGACGAACGCCGCGGCGACGTTGTCCGGGTACGGGGTGTAGCCGACGGTGTTGCGGCCGCGCAGGAGCATCTGCAGGCAGATGTTGGGCACGGCCTCACGCAACGCGGCAAGCCGCTCCCACGGGTCCTCGTGCAGGAAGCGCAGCGCCACATCGTAGGTCGCGCCACCCCACGCCTCGATGGAGAGCAGTTCCGGGGTCAGGTGGGCGACGTGACCGGCGACGCCGAGCAGTCCCGAGGTCCGCACCCGGGTCGCGAGCAGTGACTGGTGCGCGTCGCGGAAGGTGGTGTCGGTGACCGCGAGCGCGGACTGCTCACGCAGGGCGCGGGCGAAGCCCTCGGGGCCGAGCTGTGTCAGCCGCTGCTTGCTGCCCGCGGGCGGCGCGACGGTCAGGTCGATCTCGGGCAGCTTGTCGCGCGGGTACACCGACGACGGACGCTCACCGTGCGGCTTGTTGACGGTGACGTCGGCCAGATAGGTCAGGATCTTCGTGCCACGGTCGCCGGAGGCGTGCGCGGTGAGCAGCTGCGGCCGGTCCTCGATGAACGAGGTCGTCACCTTGCCCGCGCGGAAGTCGGCGTCGTCGAGCACGCCCTGCAGGAACGGGATGTTGGTGGACACACCACGAATACGGAACTCCGCCAAAGCACGTTGCGCCCGGGCCACCGCCATCTCGAAGGTGCGTCCGCGGCACGTCAGCTTGACCAGCATCGAGTCGAAGTAGGCCGAGACCTCCGCGCCCAGGGTGGTCCCGCCGTCGAGTCGGATGCCCGCGCCGCCGGGGGTGCGGTAGGCCGTGATGCGACCGGTGTCGGGACGGAACCCGTTGGCCGGGTCCTCGGTGGTGATGCGGCACTGCAGCGCCGCACCACGGATCACCATGTCCTCCTGGCGAAGTCCCAGATCCGCGAGCGACTCCCCTGCCGCGATCCGTAGCTGCGACTGCACCAGGTCGACGTCGGTGATCTCCTCGGTGACCGTGTGCTCGACCTGGATGCGCGGGTTCATCTCGATGAACACGTGCCGACCCTCGCGGTCGACGAGGAACTCGACGGTGCCCGCACACGAATAGTTGATCTGCTTCGCGAACGCGACTGCGTCGGAACACAACCGCTCCCGCAGCTCATCGGAGATGTTGGGTGCGGGCGCCAGCTCGACCACCTTCTGATGGCGTCGCTGCACCGAGCAGTCCCGCTCGAACAGGTGCATCACGTTGCCCTGGGTGTCGGCGAGGATCTGAACCTCGATGTGCCGGGGCTCGATGACCGCCTGCTCGAGGAACACCGTCGCGTCGCCGAAGGCCGACTCCGCCTCACGCGCGGCCGCCTCGATCGCCTCGCGCAGACCGGCCGGGTCGGCGACCCGCCGCATACCGCGACCACCGCCACCGGCGACCGCCTTGACGAACACCGGGAACGTCATCGACTCCGAGGCGGTCAGCAGCGCCTCGACATCGGTCGACGGTTCCGACGACGCCAGCACAGGCAGCCCGGCGGCCTTGGCCGCGGCGATGGCCCGCGCCTTGTTGCCGGTCAGCTCCAGTATCTCCGCGGACGGCCCGACGAAGGTGATGCCTGCCGCCTCGCACGCCCCGGCCAGATCCGGGTTCTCCGAGAGGAATCCGTATCCCGGGTAGATCGCGTCGGCCCCGGTGCGGCGGGCGGCGTCGACGATCTCGTCCACCGACAGATACGTACGGACCGGATGGCCCTCGTCGCCGATCTGATAGGACTCGTCGGCCTTGGTGCGATGCACCGAGTTCCGGTCCTCGAACGGATAGACCGCGACGGTCGTGACACCGAGCTCGTAGGCCGCTCGGAATGCTCGGATCGCGATCTCGCCGCGGTTGGCCACCAACACCTTGGAGAACATGAAAACAGAGCCTAGTCCGGCGCGCCGAGGTTCATCTCGTCCGGATGAAGACCCACCCGCTCACCGTCGTCGAGGCGGGCGATCTCCATCAGATCCTCGTCGTCGAGGACGAAGTCGAACACGTCGATGTTCTGCGAGATCCGCTCGGCGTGAACAGACTTCGGGATCACGACGAGGTCGTTCTGCAGGTGCCACCGGATGATGACCTGCGCGATGGACTTCTCGTACTTCTCGGCGATCGCGGCGAGGATCGGATCGTCGAGCAGGGTGTTGGGCTTGGACGCCTTGCCCCACCCGGAGTTGCTGGTGCCGCCCAGCGGACTCCACGACTCGATGACGATGTCGTGCTGCGCGGCGAACGACCGCAGCGCCTGCTGCGGCAGGTGCGGGTGCAACTCGATCTGGTCGACCGCGGGCACGACCTCGCCGTCACCACGGATGACGTCGAGATGGTGCGGCTCGAAGTTGCACACCCCGATCGTGCGGGCCTTGCCGGACTCGGCGATCTTCTCCATCGCCGACCAGGTCTGCTTCATGCGCTCGCTGTCCTGCAGCGGCCAGTGCACGAGGTAGAGATCGACGTACTCGACGCCCAGCTTGCCCAGGCTGGTGTCGATCGCCGCCAGCGTCGAGTCGTACCCCTGATCGGCGTTCCACAGCTTCGTGGTCAGGAAGATCTCCTCGCGCGGCACCGACGAGCTCGCGAGGCCGCGCCCGACGCCCTCCTCGTTGCCGTAGGCGGCCGCGGTGTCGATGTGCCGGTAGCCGGCCTCGTCGATCGCGTGGGCCACGGCTTGCTCGGTCTCGTCGTTCTCCGCCTGCCACACGCCGAGTCCCAGCTGCGGGATGTCGTGTCCGGAGTTCAGGGTCTTGGTCGGTACCGGAGGAGTCATGGGTCACACGCTATCGAGTTCAGCGCGTTCGCGAGCCGGGTCCGCCGACCTGCCACCGATACCGCACCTGTGGGCGACCTGCGCGCCCGTACTCGGTGCTGCGCGCCACGACACCGTCGTCGGCCAGACGTTCGAGGTAGCGCCACGCGGTCACCCGCGAGACCCCCGCCTGCACCGCGGCCTCGCTCGCGGTCAACCCGTCGTCGCTGTCGCGGACACACCGGGCGACGTGCTCGGTGGTCTGACCCGACGCTCCTGCCGGCGCGCTGGCCCGGTCGTCGGATCCGCGCAGCACCGCCATCGCGCGGTCGACCTCCTGCTGTCCGGCGGCGTCGGTGCCCGCGGGCAGCGCGTCGCGGTAGCCGCGGTACCGCTCGAGTTTGTCGCGAAACGCGGCGAAGGTGAACGGCTTGAGCAGGTAGAGCAGCACCCCGTGCGCGACCGCGGCGCGCACCACCGACAGGTCCCGCTCGGAGGTGATGGCGATGATGTCGGGTTCGGGCCGTTGCCCGGACAGCGCCGACGCCAGCTCGATACCGCTCGCGTCGGGCAGACCGATGTCGAGCAGCACGACGTCGATCGGGTTGTCGTCGGCCACGCATGCGGCCACCGTGCGCAGCGCCGCGCGGGCGGTCCCGGCGACACCGGCGACGACGAAACCGGGGATCCGCTCGACGTACGCCTCGTGGGCCGCGGCGATGAGCGGCTCGTCCTCCACGATCAACACCCGGATGTCGGGGCGAGGGTCGGACGCCGTCACGTGCGAGTCCCCCCGCTGCCCGGTCGCGGGACCGTCACCGCGACCACCGAGCCGTAGGTGATCTCCGCGGTGATGGTCCCACCGTGGCGATCGACGACCTGCGACACCAACGCCAGGCCGAGGCCGCGCCCACCCGACGTGGCGACGTCGGCGACGGGTTTCGTGGAGTACCCGCGGCGCCGTGCCCGCGCGAACTCCTCGGGATCCATCCCGGGCCCGCTGTCGGCCACCCTGATGGTCAACCCGGCGTCGTCCTGGCTCACGGTCACCTCCACCCACGGATCCGAGCGGTCGCACGCATCGAGTGCATTGTCGATCAGATTGCCCGTCACCGTGATCAACTCGGCGCTGCTGAGGATCGCGTCGTCGTCGGCACCGAGCTGTGTGTCCTCGGTGACCGTCAGCTCGACGCCGCGCTCGTTGGCCTGGGCGCTCTTGCCCAGCAGCAACGCGACCAGGGCCGGCTCACCCACCGCGGCGGTCAGCCGGTCGACGAGATGTTGCGACAGTTCGAGTTCGGTGGTCGCGAAGGCCACCGCGTCCTGGGGACGTCCCATCTCGACCAGTCCGACGACGGTGTGCAGCCGGTTGGCCGACTCGTGGGCCTGCGACCGCAGCGACTCGGCGAACACCCGCATCGAGTCGAGTTCGCCCAGCGCGCCCTGCAGTTCGGTGCGATCGCGCAACGTGACCACTGCGCTGCGCGACCCGCGCGGACCGTCGATGGCGGTGCGGTTGACCACCAGGACCCGATCGCCGGTCACGTGCA contains:
- a CDS encoding HdeD family acid-resistance protein codes for the protein MTTPTTAPHFPDQIRNAVRAGLISTSVLGIVLGVIALVWPGPTLLVVAVLFGISLILTGAYRLSIAFFAKGLPTGLRVVFGIIGAIILVAGVLCLFDPAESLVLLAIVIGVGWIFQGVHDLMSDRTGAHNVPRWVMVLSGVVSIIAGIVVITLPGLAIGTFITFGAILLIVVSVVNLLTLPRKV
- a CDS encoding response regulator, which produces MTASDPRPDIRVLIVEDEPLIAAAHEAYVERIPGFVVAGVAGTARAALRTVAACVADDNPIDVVLLDIGLPDASGIELASALSGQRPEPDIIAITSERDLSVVRAAVAHGVLLYLLKPFTFAAFRDKLERYRGYRDALPAGTDAAGQQEVDRAMAVLRGSDDRASAPAGASGQTTEHVARCVRDSDDGLTASEAAVQAGVSRVTAWRYLERLADDGVVARSTEYGRAGRPQVRYRWQVGGPGSRTR
- a CDS encoding aldo/keto reductase; the encoded protein is MTPPVPTKTLNSGHDIPQLGLGVWQAENDETEQAVAHAIDEAGYRHIDTAAAYGNEEGVGRGLASSSVPREEIFLTTKLWNADQGYDSTLAAIDTSLGKLGVEYVDLYLVHWPLQDSERMKQTWSAMEKIAESGKARTIGVCNFEPHHLDVIRGDGEVVPAVDQIELHPHLPQQALRSFAAQHDIVIESWSPLGGTSNSGWGKASKPNTLLDDPILAAIAEKYEKSIAQVIIRWHLQNDLVVIPKSVHAERISQNIDVFDFVLDDEDLMEIARLDDGERVGLHPDEMNLGAPD
- a CDS encoding pyruvate carboxylase translates to MFSKVLVANRGEIAIRAFRAAYELGVTTVAVYPFEDRNSVHRTKADESYQIGDEGHPVRTYLSVDEIVDAARRTGADAIYPGYGFLSENPDLAGACEAAGITFVGPSAEILELTGNKARAIAAAKAAGLPVLASSEPSTDVEALLTASESMTFPVFVKAVAGGGGRGMRRVADPAGLREAIEAAAREAESAFGDATVFLEQAVIEPRHIEVQILADTQGNVMHLFERDCSVQRRHQKVVELAPAPNISDELRERLCSDAVAFAKQINYSCAGTVEFLVDREGRHVFIEMNPRIQVEHTVTEEITDVDLVQSQLRIAAGESLADLGLRQEDMVIRGAALQCRITTEDPANGFRPDTGRITAYRTPGGAGIRLDGGTTLGAEVSAYFDSMLVKLTCRGRTFEMAVARAQRALAEFRIRGVSTNIPFLQGVLDDADFRAGKVTTSFIEDRPQLLTAHASGDRGTKILTYLADVTVNKPHGERPSSVYPRDKLPEIDLTVAPPAGSKQRLTQLGPEGFARALREQSALAVTDTTFRDAHQSLLATRVRTSGLLGVAGHVAHLTPELLSIEAWGGATYDVALRFLHEDPWERLAALREAVPNICLQMLLRGRNTVGYTPYPDNVAAAFVSEATATGVDIFRIFDALNNIDQMRPAIDAVRETGTAVAEVALSYTGDLANPNETLYTLDYYLRLAEQAVEAGAHILAIKDMAGLLRAPAATTLVSALRKNFDLPVHVHTHDTPGGQLATYLAAWQAGADAVDGASAAMAGTTSQPALSAIVAAAAHTERDTGLNLENVCDLEPYWEALRKVYAPFESGLPSPTGRVYTHEIPGGQLSNLRQQAIALGLGDKFELVEQAYADADRLLGRVIKVTPSSKVVGDLALHLVGAGVSVDEFAADPGRFDIPDSVIGFLRGELGTPAGGWPEPFRTKALEGRGTARPVVELSEHDTQLLGADSPARRATLNRLLFPGPTSEFLAHREQYGDTSSLSANQFFYGLRQGDEHRVSLERGVELLIGLEAISEPDEAGMRTVMCILNGQLRPVSVRDRSITADVPTLEKADRTDPSHIGAPFSGVVTLVVGDGDSVEAGATIATIEAMKMEAAITAPRAGTVTRVAISGVTQVEGGDLIAVVAVGDRTDA